In Gossypium raimondii isolate GPD5lz chromosome 12, ASM2569854v1, whole genome shotgun sequence, a single window of DNA contains:
- the LOC105763346 gene encoding mitogen-activated protein kinase kinase kinase 5 — MRRLQNISFSSSCSSSSSSASSGSSSRKHFEDNINSNQRNQNQRPKSRYHYLGLRISGARLRRQKEPKRLPEQEPPKKEDPQASPLSAGCDTPSLSTSPASKTTSSALAVPLPLPLPLPEGDGEQRFPSPKEVGHSKGLEDRDSEKADESIFLVSSVFACCDSRKTTKNVETVSSSRVLQQEVNKGDSSHDEFMVHFPISSTPTSQFGSPVATLQKMSATDVFPHFMVPTDNQIWSAPEMNALDVAGLPPRAFHDYNAYTTDNTPLHSPNRSPHRKNRSQSGPPSPIHQRLSLESIEISSLRSESNGPISVHPLPLPPGATVASPPASIPQVANKPESLPMNCRWQKGKLIGRGTFGSVYVASNRETGALCAMKEVDIFPDDPKSAECIKQLEQEIKVLSHLKHPNIVQYYGSEIVEDKFYIYLEYVHPGSINKYVRDHCGAITESVVRNFTRHILCGLAYLHSTKTIHRDIKGANLLVDASGVVKLADFGMSKHLSGQRADLSLKGSPYWMAPELMQAVMQKDNSSELALAVDIWSLGCTIIEMFTGKAPWSEYEGAAAMFKVMRDTPPIPETLSPEGRDFLRCCFQRNPAERPSASVLLEHRFVKSSLQSATSSSSSSFNGTKVMDAPLSPGERSEFKLAQSPMQQGLQSAKTVTPDCETAQRSHYKHSELTVAPRYSPRSTLEVPPGLSPSSSGPNTRPPSPSGTTNRSINQECKKNHIFG; from the exons ATGCGTCGGCTTCAGAACATttcgttttcttcttcttgttcttcCAGCAGCAGTTCCGCCTCCTCCGGATCTTCTTCCAGGAAACATTTTGAAGATAATATTAATAGTAATCAGCGTAACCAGAATCAACGTCCTAAATCCCGTTACCATTACTTGGGGCTTCGCATTTCGGGAGCTAGGCTGCGAAGGCAAAAGGAGCCTAAGCGTCTCCCCGAACAGGAACCTCCAAAGAAGGAGGACCCGCAGGCGTCGCCGCTGTCTGCTGGTTGCGATACTCCGTCATTGTCAACTTCTCCGGCTTCGAAGACAACGTCGTCGGCATTGGCGGTGCCATTGCCGCTTCCGCTTCCTCTTCCTGAAGGAGACGGGGAGCAACGGTTTCCGTCGCCCAAGGAAGTTGGACATAGTAAAGGTTTAGAGGATAGAGATTCAGAAAAAGCAGATGAATCTATTTTTTTGGTTTCAAG CGTGTTTGCTTGTTGTGACTCGAGGAAGACGACAAAGAATGTTGAAACAGTATCATCCTCTAGGGTGTTGCAACAGGAAGTGAATAAAGGTGATAGTTCCCATGATGAGTTTATGGTGCATTTTCCTATAAGCAGTACTCCAACGAGTCAGTTTGGAAGTCCTGTAGCCACCCTACAAAAAATGAGTGCCACCGATGTGTTTCCGCATTTCATGGTTCCTACAGACAATCAAATCTGGTCTGCACCAGAGATGAATGCATTAGATGTTGCCGGGCTTCCTCCCCGAGCATTCCATGATTACAATGCATATACCACTGATAACACTCCGCTGCACAGTCCAAATAGAAGTCCTCATCGAAAGAATAGAAGCCAAAGTGGACCTCCTTCTCCAATACATCAGAGGTTGTCACTTGAGAGTATTGAGATCTCATCGTTGCGTTCTGAAAGTAATGGCCCTATCTCTGTGCATCCATTACCTCTTCCTCCAGGAGCAACCGTGGCTTCCCCACCAGCTTCCATTCCCCAAGTTGCTAATAAGCCAGAGTCATTGCCAATGAATTGTCGATGGCAAAAGGGCAAGCTTATTGGGCGTGGGACatttggaagtgtttatgttgCCAGTAACAG AGAAACTGGAGCTTTATGTGCAATGAAGGAAGTTGACATATTTCCAGACGACCCGAAATCTGCAGAGTGTATAAAGCAACTAGAGCAG GAGATCAAGGTTCTTAGCCACCTCAAGCATCCAAATATAGTGCAGTATTATGGTAGTGAAATA GTGGAAGACAAGTTCTATATATATCTGGAGTATGTTCATCCTGgttcaattaataaatatgttcGTGACCACTGTGGCGCCATAACAGAATCTGTTGTTCGCAATTTCACTCGCCATATTCTATGTGGGTTGGCTTACCTGCACAGCACAAAGACCATCCACAG GGATATTAAAGGGGCTAATTTGCTTGTTGATGCATCTGGAGTTGTCAAGCTTGCGGACTTTGGGATGTCCAAACAT CTTAGTGGACAAAGAGCTGATCTATCTTTGAAGGGAAGCCCTTACTGGATGGCACCAGAG CTCATGCAAGCAGTGATGCAGAAAGATAATAGTTCTGAGCTTGCTTTAGCTGTTGATATTTGGAGTTTGGGATGTACAATTATTGAAATGTTCACTGGTAAAGCACCATGGAGTGAGTATGAAGGG GCTGCCGCTATGTTCAAAGTGATGCGGGATACCCCTCCCATACCTGAAACATTATCACCTGAGGGGAGGGATTTCCTGCGATGCTGTTTCCAAAGAAATCCTGCAGAGAGACCATCTGCAAGTGTGCTACTAGAGCACCGATTTGTCAAAAGCTCACTACAGTCGGCTACCTCATCGAGCTCCTCATCCTTTAATGGGACAAAAGTCATG GATGCACCTCTTAGTCCAGGAGAGCGATCTGAATTTAAACTGGCTCAATCGCCCATGCAACAAGGCTTGCAAAGTGCAAAAACTGTGACTCCTGACTG TGAGACTGCACAACGATCTCATTACAAGCATTCCGAGTTAACAGTGGCCCCACGTTATTCACCTCGTTCAACCCTTGAAGTTCCTCCTGGTTTGTCTCCCTCATCCTCAGGCCCAAATACTCGTCCTCCCAGCCCTTCTGGCACCACTAATAGATCTATCAACCAGGAGTGTAAGAAAAACCATATCTTCGGATAA